One window from the genome of Salvelinus sp. IW2-2015 linkage group LG30, ASM291031v2, whole genome shotgun sequence encodes:
- the celf3a gene encoding CUGBP Elav-like family member 3 isoform X4 — translation MKEADAIKLFIGQIPRNLEEKDLKPIFEQFGKIYELTVIKDKYTGMHKGCAFLTYCERESALKAQNALHEQKTLPGMNRPIQVKPADSEGRGDRKLFVGMLGKQQSDADVRKMFEAFGNIEECTVLRGPDGTSKGCAFVKYQNNAEAAAAISTLHGSRTLPGASSSLVVKFADSEKERGIRRMQQVASQLGVISPMTLHLGAYNAYTQALVQQQALVAQSAYLSPVSTITMQQLAALNPSSLIATPITSLTTSSGTSTPPTMAATPVPALPPPLSYPPVPAPPNGQSASETLYTNGVHSYQAQTPVLDPLQQAYAGMQHYTATYPSAYGMVGQPFPHQHTMVAQQHQQPQQLQQREGPEGCNIFIYHLPQEFSDSEMLQMFVPFGNVISAKVFVDRATNQSKCFGFVSFDNPSSAQTAIQAMNGFQIGMKRLKVQLKRPKDANRPY, via the exons ATGAAGGAGGCCGACGCAATCAAGCTCTTCATTGGGCAGATACCCCGGAATCTTGAGGAGAAGGACTTGAAACCGATCTTCGAACAGTTCGGGAAAATCTATGAGTTGACAGTGATAAAGGACAAATACACGGGGATGCACAAAG GCTGTGCCTTCCTGACATACTGCGAACGAGAGTCTGCCCTCAAGGCCCAGAATGCACTGCACGAGCAGAAGACGCTACCAGGG ATGAACCGGCCCATTCAAGTGAAGCCAGCAGACAGCGAGGGCAGAGGGG ACAGGAAGCTGTTTGTGGGCATGCTGGGGAAGCAGCAGTCTGATGCGGACGTGAGGAAGATGTTTGAGGCGTTTGGGAACATTGAAGAGTGCACTGTGCTCCGCGGCCCTGACGGCACTAGCAAAG GCTGTGCCTTTGTGAAGTACCAGAACAACGCAGAGGCTGCGGCAGCCATCAGCACTCTGCATGGGAGCCGCACTCTAccg GGTGCCTCTTCCAGCCTGGTGGTGAAGTTCGCCGACTCTGAGAAGGAGCGAGGGATAAGGCGCATGCAGCAGGTGGCGTCCCAGCTGGGGGTCATCAGTCCCATGACCTTGCACCTCGGGGCTTACAATGCCTACACACAGGCA CTGGTGCAGCAGCAGGCTCTGGTGGCCCAGTCGGCGTACTTGTCACCTGTGTCCACCATCACCATGCAGCAGTTGGCTGCCCTCAACCCGAGCAGCCTCATTGCCACGCCCATCACATCACTCACTACATCCTCAG GTACCAGCACTCCGCCCACCATGGCAGCCACACCGGTGCCTGCTCTGCCTCCACCACTCAGCTACCCTCCAGTCCCAGCTCCACCCAATGGACAGTCAGCGTCTGAAACCCTGTACACCAATGGAGTTCATTCTTACCAAG ctcaaaCTCCAGTTTTGGATCCTCTTCAGCAAGCGTACGCAGGGATGCAGCACTACACAG CAACTTACCCTTCTGCCTATGGAATGGTGGGGCAGCCAttcccacaccaacacacaatggTTGCGCAGCAACATCAGCAGCCTCAGCAACTGCAGCAACGAGAAG GGCCCGAGGGGTGTAACATCTTCATCTATCACCTGCCTCAGGAGTTCTCTGACTCTGAGATGCTGCAAATGTTCGTCCCCTTCGGCAACGTCATCTCAGCGAAGGTCTTTGTTGACCGCGCCACCAATCAGAGCAAGTGCTTTG GTTTTGTGAGTTTTGACAACCCGTCCAGTGCTCAGACGGCAATTCAGGCCATGAATGGTTTCCAGATTGGCATGAAGAGGCTCAAGGTGCAGCTCAAGAGGCCCAAGGATGCCAACCGACCCTACTAA
- the celf3a gene encoding CUGBP Elav-like family member 3 isoform X1 — MKEADAIKLFIGQIPRNLEEKDLKPIFEQFGKIYELTVIKDKYTGMHKGCAFLTYCERESALKAQNALHEQKTLPGMNRPIQVKPADSEGRGEDRKLFVGMLGKQQSDADVRKMFEAFGNIEECTVLRGPDGTSKGCAFVKYQNNAEAAAAISTLHGSRTLPGASSSLVVKFADSEKERGIRRMQQVASQLGVISPMTLHLGAYNAYTQALVQQQALVAQSAYLSPVSTITMQQLAALNPSSLIATPITSLTTSSGTSTPPTMAATPVPALPPPLSYPPVPAPPNGQSASETLYTNGVHSYQAQTPVLDPLQQAYAGMQHYTGGTVVSPFESLKFPGGNFRFEMPSQQSLMFTYANTPTATYPSAYGMVGQPFPHQHTMVAQQHQQPQQLQQREGPEGCNIFIYHLPQEFSDSEMLQMFVPFGNVISAKVFVDRATNQSKCFGFVSFDNPSSAQTAIQAMNGFQIGMKRLKVQLKRPKDANRPY, encoded by the exons ATGAAGGAGGCCGACGCAATCAAGCTCTTCATTGGGCAGATACCCCGGAATCTTGAGGAGAAGGACTTGAAACCGATCTTCGAACAGTTCGGGAAAATCTATGAGTTGACAGTGATAAAGGACAAATACACGGGGATGCACAAAG GCTGTGCCTTCCTGACATACTGCGAACGAGAGTCTGCCCTCAAGGCCCAGAATGCACTGCACGAGCAGAAGACGCTACCAGGG ATGAACCGGCCCATTCAAGTGAAGCCAGCAGACAGCGAGGGCAGAGGGG AAGACAGGAAGCTGTTTGTGGGCATGCTGGGGAAGCAGCAGTCTGATGCGGACGTGAGGAAGATGTTTGAGGCGTTTGGGAACATTGAAGAGTGCACTGTGCTCCGCGGCCCTGACGGCACTAGCAAAG GCTGTGCCTTTGTGAAGTACCAGAACAACGCAGAGGCTGCGGCAGCCATCAGCACTCTGCATGGGAGCCGCACTCTAccg GGTGCCTCTTCCAGCCTGGTGGTGAAGTTCGCCGACTCTGAGAAGGAGCGAGGGATAAGGCGCATGCAGCAGGTGGCGTCCCAGCTGGGGGTCATCAGTCCCATGACCTTGCACCTCGGGGCTTACAATGCCTACACACAGGCA CTGGTGCAGCAGCAGGCTCTGGTGGCCCAGTCGGCGTACTTGTCACCTGTGTCCACCATCACCATGCAGCAGTTGGCTGCCCTCAACCCGAGCAGCCTCATTGCCACGCCCATCACATCACTCACTACATCCTCAG GTACCAGCACTCCGCCCACCATGGCAGCCACACCGGTGCCTGCTCTGCCTCCACCACTCAGCTACCCTCCAGTCCCAGCTCCACCCAATGGACAGTCAGCGTCTGAAACCCTGTACACCAATGGAGTTCATTCTTACCAAG ctcaaaCTCCAGTTTTGGATCCTCTTCAGCAAGCGTACGCAGGGATGCAGCACTACACAGGTGGGACAGTAGTGAGTCCATTTGAGTCCTTAAAATTTCCTGGAGGGAATTTTAGGTTTGAAATGCCCTCGCAACAGTCCTTAATGTTTACTTATGCGAACACACCCACAGCAACTTACCCTTCTGCCTATGGAATGGTGGGGCAGCCAttcccacaccaacacacaatggTTGCGCAGCAACATCAGCAGCCTCAGCAACTGCAGCAACGAGAAG GGCCCGAGGGGTGTAACATCTTCATCTATCACCTGCCTCAGGAGTTCTCTGACTCTGAGATGCTGCAAATGTTCGTCCCCTTCGGCAACGTCATCTCAGCGAAGGTCTTTGTTGACCGCGCCACCAATCAGAGCAAGTGCTTTG GTTTTGTGAGTTTTGACAACCCGTCCAGTGCTCAGACGGCAATTCAGGCCATGAATGGTTTCCAGATTGGCATGAAGAGGCTCAAGGTGCAGCTCAAGAGGCCCAAGGATGCCAACCGACCCTACTAA
- the celf3a gene encoding CUGBP Elav-like family member 3 isoform X2 has protein sequence MKEADAIKLFIGQIPRNLEEKDLKPIFEQFGKIYELTVIKDKYTGMHKGCAFLTYCERESALKAQNALHEQKTLPGMNRPIQVKPADSEGRGDRKLFVGMLGKQQSDADVRKMFEAFGNIEECTVLRGPDGTSKGCAFVKYQNNAEAAAAISTLHGSRTLPGASSSLVVKFADSEKERGIRRMQQVASQLGVISPMTLHLGAYNAYTQALVQQQALVAQSAYLSPVSTITMQQLAALNPSSLIATPITSLTTSSGTSTPPTMAATPVPALPPPLSYPPVPAPPNGQSASETLYTNGVHSYQAQTPVLDPLQQAYAGMQHYTGGTVVSPFESLKFPGGNFRFEMPSQQSLMFTYANTPTATYPSAYGMVGQPFPHQHTMVAQQHQQPQQLQQREGPEGCNIFIYHLPQEFSDSEMLQMFVPFGNVISAKVFVDRATNQSKCFGFVSFDNPSSAQTAIQAMNGFQIGMKRLKVQLKRPKDANRPY, from the exons ATGAAGGAGGCCGACGCAATCAAGCTCTTCATTGGGCAGATACCCCGGAATCTTGAGGAGAAGGACTTGAAACCGATCTTCGAACAGTTCGGGAAAATCTATGAGTTGACAGTGATAAAGGACAAATACACGGGGATGCACAAAG GCTGTGCCTTCCTGACATACTGCGAACGAGAGTCTGCCCTCAAGGCCCAGAATGCACTGCACGAGCAGAAGACGCTACCAGGG ATGAACCGGCCCATTCAAGTGAAGCCAGCAGACAGCGAGGGCAGAGGGG ACAGGAAGCTGTTTGTGGGCATGCTGGGGAAGCAGCAGTCTGATGCGGACGTGAGGAAGATGTTTGAGGCGTTTGGGAACATTGAAGAGTGCACTGTGCTCCGCGGCCCTGACGGCACTAGCAAAG GCTGTGCCTTTGTGAAGTACCAGAACAACGCAGAGGCTGCGGCAGCCATCAGCACTCTGCATGGGAGCCGCACTCTAccg GGTGCCTCTTCCAGCCTGGTGGTGAAGTTCGCCGACTCTGAGAAGGAGCGAGGGATAAGGCGCATGCAGCAGGTGGCGTCCCAGCTGGGGGTCATCAGTCCCATGACCTTGCACCTCGGGGCTTACAATGCCTACACACAGGCA CTGGTGCAGCAGCAGGCTCTGGTGGCCCAGTCGGCGTACTTGTCACCTGTGTCCACCATCACCATGCAGCAGTTGGCTGCCCTCAACCCGAGCAGCCTCATTGCCACGCCCATCACATCACTCACTACATCCTCAG GTACCAGCACTCCGCCCACCATGGCAGCCACACCGGTGCCTGCTCTGCCTCCACCACTCAGCTACCCTCCAGTCCCAGCTCCACCCAATGGACAGTCAGCGTCTGAAACCCTGTACACCAATGGAGTTCATTCTTACCAAG ctcaaaCTCCAGTTTTGGATCCTCTTCAGCAAGCGTACGCAGGGATGCAGCACTACACAGGTGGGACAGTAGTGAGTCCATTTGAGTCCTTAAAATTTCCTGGAGGGAATTTTAGGTTTGAAATGCCCTCGCAACAGTCCTTAATGTTTACTTATGCGAACACACCCACAGCAACTTACCCTTCTGCCTATGGAATGGTGGGGCAGCCAttcccacaccaacacacaatggTTGCGCAGCAACATCAGCAGCCTCAGCAACTGCAGCAACGAGAAG GGCCCGAGGGGTGTAACATCTTCATCTATCACCTGCCTCAGGAGTTCTCTGACTCTGAGATGCTGCAAATGTTCGTCCCCTTCGGCAACGTCATCTCAGCGAAGGTCTTTGTTGACCGCGCCACCAATCAGAGCAAGTGCTTTG GTTTTGTGAGTTTTGACAACCCGTCCAGTGCTCAGACGGCAATTCAGGCCATGAATGGTTTCCAGATTGGCATGAAGAGGCTCAAGGTGCAGCTCAAGAGGCCCAAGGATGCCAACCGACCCTACTAA
- the celf3a gene encoding CUGBP Elav-like family member 3 isoform X3, translated as MKEADAIKLFIGQIPRNLEEKDLKPIFEQFGKIYELTVIKDKYTGMHKGCAFLTYCERESALKAQNALHEQKTLPGMNRPIQVKPADSEGRGEDRKLFVGMLGKQQSDADVRKMFEAFGNIEECTVLRGPDGTSKGCAFVKYQNNAEAAAAISTLHGSRTLPGASSSLVVKFADSEKERGIRRMQQVASQLGVISPMTLHLGAYNAYTQALVQQQALVAQSAYLSPVSTITMQQLAALNPSSLIATPITSLTTSSGTSTPPTMAATPVPALPPPLSYPPVPAPPNGQSASETLYTNGVHSYQAQTPVLDPLQQAYAGMQHYTATYPSAYGMVGQPFPHQHTMVAQQHQQPQQLQQREGPEGCNIFIYHLPQEFSDSEMLQMFVPFGNVISAKVFVDRATNQSKCFGFVSFDNPSSAQTAIQAMNGFQIGMKRLKVQLKRPKDANRPY; from the exons ATGAAGGAGGCCGACGCAATCAAGCTCTTCATTGGGCAGATACCCCGGAATCTTGAGGAGAAGGACTTGAAACCGATCTTCGAACAGTTCGGGAAAATCTATGAGTTGACAGTGATAAAGGACAAATACACGGGGATGCACAAAG GCTGTGCCTTCCTGACATACTGCGAACGAGAGTCTGCCCTCAAGGCCCAGAATGCACTGCACGAGCAGAAGACGCTACCAGGG ATGAACCGGCCCATTCAAGTGAAGCCAGCAGACAGCGAGGGCAGAGGGG AAGACAGGAAGCTGTTTGTGGGCATGCTGGGGAAGCAGCAGTCTGATGCGGACGTGAGGAAGATGTTTGAGGCGTTTGGGAACATTGAAGAGTGCACTGTGCTCCGCGGCCCTGACGGCACTAGCAAAG GCTGTGCCTTTGTGAAGTACCAGAACAACGCAGAGGCTGCGGCAGCCATCAGCACTCTGCATGGGAGCCGCACTCTAccg GGTGCCTCTTCCAGCCTGGTGGTGAAGTTCGCCGACTCTGAGAAGGAGCGAGGGATAAGGCGCATGCAGCAGGTGGCGTCCCAGCTGGGGGTCATCAGTCCCATGACCTTGCACCTCGGGGCTTACAATGCCTACACACAGGCA CTGGTGCAGCAGCAGGCTCTGGTGGCCCAGTCGGCGTACTTGTCACCTGTGTCCACCATCACCATGCAGCAGTTGGCTGCCCTCAACCCGAGCAGCCTCATTGCCACGCCCATCACATCACTCACTACATCCTCAG GTACCAGCACTCCGCCCACCATGGCAGCCACACCGGTGCCTGCTCTGCCTCCACCACTCAGCTACCCTCCAGTCCCAGCTCCACCCAATGGACAGTCAGCGTCTGAAACCCTGTACACCAATGGAGTTCATTCTTACCAAG ctcaaaCTCCAGTTTTGGATCCTCTTCAGCAAGCGTACGCAGGGATGCAGCACTACACAG CAACTTACCCTTCTGCCTATGGAATGGTGGGGCAGCCAttcccacaccaacacacaatggTTGCGCAGCAACATCAGCAGCCTCAGCAACTGCAGCAACGAGAAG GGCCCGAGGGGTGTAACATCTTCATCTATCACCTGCCTCAGGAGTTCTCTGACTCTGAGATGCTGCAAATGTTCGTCCCCTTCGGCAACGTCATCTCAGCGAAGGTCTTTGTTGACCGCGCCACCAATCAGAGCAAGTGCTTTG GTTTTGTGAGTTTTGACAACCCGTCCAGTGCTCAGACGGCAATTCAGGCCATGAATGGTTTCCAGATTGGCATGAAGAGGCTCAAGGTGCAGCTCAAGAGGCCCAAGGATGCCAACCGACCCTACTAA